GCTGCCGTACCTCTCCATTGATTCTCGTTTCAATCTTAAGTTTCGCCGGTTCAGGTATTTGCGAGCGGTGCACAATCCAGGGCCCTATTGGACAAGATGTATCAAGACTCTTGCCGAGTAAATATTGCTTATGCTTTTGCTGAAGATCGCGCGCTGTCACATCATTTAAAATGGTATAGCCGAATATGTGTTGAAACGCATCTTCTTCTGTGATCGCTCTGCCTTTTTTTCCGATAATGACAGCAAGTTCCCCTTCGTAATCAAGCTGAGCGGTAACATGTTTATGCAAATGTACAGGGGCTTGATGGCCGACCACAGCAGTCGGGCTTTTTGAAAAAATGATCGGCGCTTCCGGAACATCTTTTTCACTTCCGAGCTCAATCGCATGGTCACGGTAATTTTTTCCGATGCAAAAAATGTTTTTTGCCGGGCGCGGTATCGGTGCGAGAAGTTTGACTTCCTCCACATCAAAGGAATATGGATGGTCTTGCTGTGTTTCGATCCATGACAAAATTTCCTCTGCCCGCTTGATGAACATGCTCCCCATGTTTATCGCTTCCAGCATAGTGCTTGGGACGATTTCCTTTCTGTCCATAACTTGCTCCGCTTTATGTAAATCCACGACAGTCCGGTCCCCGTCCGTAAGAACACCGACAAACGGCAGGCTTTCGGTTTGACCTGTAATAAATTTCAAAACGATGTCTCCCCCTTTTGGCTATTGCTTCCCATAAATTTTCTCTGTATTCTTCGCTGTTACCTGTTTTATTTCCTTTATCGAAATGTTTTTTATTTCCGCGATGGCTGCCGCCGATTTTTCCAGGAGCAGAGGGCTGTTCCTCTTCCCTTCAAACAAGCCGCCCAGCGGCCAGGGTCCGTCTGTTTCCAGAAGGAGCCGGTCTGATGGAACATGAGCAGTGAGCATGCGGTCACGCTCCCGCCAGCAAACTTCGGGTGTGACAGATATGAAATATCCGGCTTCGATTAGCTTTTCCGTCACCTCTTTCGGTGCTTTATGCCAGTGAAAATGGGCACGGAAATGCCGTTCTTTCTGCAATACTTCAAACGCCGGCAGAGCTGTTTCATGTACAGCATGCAGTACAACCGGCAGGTCATGTGCCCTGGCTGTCCTAACGTACTCTGCAAAGACTTCAATATATGGATCCAATGAAGAGATGCCGAGGCGCTCCCTTTCATAGTATGGGAGTCCGATCTCCCCTGCCGCGCTGATCAGTTCCCTTTCCTTTTTTAAAAGTGTCTGCCATTCGAGAATTTCACCTTCCGCAGGCAATTCGTATTCCGGGTGAAAACCGACAGCAGCTTTAATGAAATCCGGAAACTTCTCCTTCAATTCAAGCGTTTTATAACTCGATGGCAGATCCGTGGATACAGCTACCACACCTTTTACACCAGCAGCTTTCCACCGTTCAATGGATGCAGGGATATCCCCGTCCTCATATTTATCCAGGTGGATATGCGCATCATACATTTTATCAGCTCCCTTGCTGGTCTCTGTAGAATTTTGTATATTTCCCACTTCTTTTATCGAAAGTCTATGCAGGCAGATCAATTTATTAGATAATACTCCTAGCCGCCTTTTAATGCTATATTTACATAAGAAAAAATGAGTAAGGAGCCTACAGGGATGATAGAGAAAACAGTAGAGATGAAACGGGAAGAACTGGTGAAGCTCGCGTTTTTATATGGCTTCACTAATAGTAAAACGGTGCAGTGCAGCCAAGAATTGGACAACCTCCTCAACAAACTGCAGTATACGCGGGCAGGTACTGTAAAACGCTACGCCTAAAACAAGAAAAGTTTTCAAAAATAATAACCAGGGGCGCCCTTTAAGGCGCCCTTACTTTTCTTCCCTCTCTTCAGAAATTTCAAGAATTCTTGACTGGCCCCAGGGCGTGATGCTGATTTTCACAATAAACTGTTCAGTCCGGCGTTCCCACTGGGTCCCGGTATTTTCAGGCACAAAATATTTTTCAAAGCCATATTGTATTCTCATTGTCTTGCTGTACTGGTCATAATAGTTCAGCAATCCGGAAACCCACACGCCTTCCTTGCCTTCCGCCTTTTCGTGATATACCCCTTCCGCACAATAAACAGATTCACAGGGCTCAAGCAGGACAAATACCTTTTCATTGCGCCCTTCACGGGGAATAGGCTCTGTCGACCTCCAGAGGTGCTCCGGTAACGTGCTGATTTCATAATTTAAATACACATAATCACCGTAAAATAAATCTCGGGGGTCGATCGGTTCCGTTTTCAGCCGGATCTCTTCGCCGACATCTTCAGCAAGATAATACGAAGCCGTAAGCCCCATCAATACAAGCACCTGGGCTGCGATAAACAGAATTCCGGCTGTCTTCAGCATTTTCTTACTCATCATGTCCGCCTCCACTGCCCCCGGCTGCCCGGCGGCGTTTCTCCAGATACCAGCTTAATGCGAAAAGCAGTACACCGCCGACAAGGAAAAACAAGGATTTCGGCATAAAATCCCAGGCCAGATGAATATAAGCAGCAAGTGTACTGACAAGAAACACGACCGTTCCAAAATTAATTTTTTCAATCCGTTCTTCTTTATAGCCGATCAGCAGACTTAGAATACTGTAGATGAGCAGCAGGATCACATAAAAAACATCCGCTGCCTCACCAATGTAAAACCACGGCAAAAACAGGAGGATATCAGTAAGGTTAGCCTTATCCGTCCTGGAAACGATCAAGAAAAGCACTGCTGCCGCTGCTGAAAAAAATACCGCAAGCAGCACCGGTTGTGAAAGTTCTTCCGCAATGCCGCCGGAAAACACCATGAAAAGGCTAAAAACAACACCGCCGAACAGGCTCACCCACCGAAATGGCCAGTAAACATTGTTCTTGCCCGACACCGCACCGAGAAAATAAAGGAGCGCAAGCAGGACCGGCATCCACAGCCCCGATTCGAGCTCAGCAATGACAAAGAGAAGTCCTGTAACCGCATAGCCCAGTCCGAAAACGGCACTTGTTTCAATCGAAGCACGGTGATAGACAAAGTGCCCTGCTCCTAACAGAAAAATCGCAGCCAGGATATAGCTGAACGAATTAAAGTTTCCGAATATATATACCTGTCCCGCAATCGAAATCAGCATGGGAAGAATGAGCAGGAACCGGCTTGGTATCAGGGCTGCTGCCCCCAGTCCGGCAATGGCCCACAAAATAAATGGTGAAGCGGTAAAGGAAACGAAGTGAAACATTTGCCCGATCAGAAAAATCCCGGCACCGAATGATGCCACCCCGATACCGGCCAGGCCGGCGCCAGCCCTGTCATTTCCTTTTTCATACTGCCGGAATCCAATCCAGTAGAAAGCAGCCATTGCCGTAATAATAATTGAGACACGTACAAGTTCATGAATCTGCTGCCAGTTTGCAGCAACGAAACTTAGAATTCCCAGTGCGATCAGGATACTGGCAAATAGCGGCAACAGGCTTTTGTACCGCTTCCGCGGATAGCGTTTAAGCAAAACATGGTACTGGCCTTCTGTGATAACTCCGTCTTTTACCCATTTCGGGCCTTCTTTTTTCAACCATTGGCGGGACATTGTCACCCCTCCTTTTCAGTTTCCAAACGTTTGAAGCGCTGAAAAGAACCATATGTCAACCCTCTCCACAGCCACTCAACCGGTCCGAATCGATACCGTTTGATCCACCAGATACTTGCAGCTGCCTGCAAACCAAAAATACAAATCACCAAAATAGTGCCAGGTACAGGCCCCACTTCTCCATACAGCCCGAGGCCGTAGCTGTAAAAAATGAGTGTGCCGATTACCGACTGAAGCAGGTAGTTGCTGATTGACATTTTTCCAACAGCAGCAAACGGGCTCATCAAGCGGGAAAAGGTTTTTTTCTTCGTAAACAGCACGATTGATGATGCATAAAAAAGGGCTGCGGCAGGGCCGCCGATTTCATCCTGAAAGTAATCTGCAGCAGGTGAATGCCCGATTACGTACGGCAGAAACTTAAACACGATTGCAAACGCAAACGCAGCAATCCAAATTTTTAAAAGGAAACCATGATGGTCTTCAGTATCTTGAAACAAACAGATTTTTGAAGCGGCGGCCCCGAGCAGGAACATCGGGAACAGGGATAAAAACAGAAATACCGGCCCAGCGCCCCCGGCGATGTTAACATACGACCAATCCTTGATCCGCTGGCTTGTAATCTCCCCATAGGTTCCTGATCCGTATATCTCAATTGACTCATACACCATTGGATGTTTCGAAACATTGTATTCCATGCCGCTATCCGTCATGCTGACAGCCGTCAGCATCATGCCGATCAGCAGCACTTTCACTGCAATGATGGCGAGTGCTGTCAGCGCAAGGGTCCTCGCACTTCGTTTATGAAAAAGAATGAGAATAAAGCCGATAATACTGTATGTGATCAAAATATCCCCGTGCCAGATAAAAAAGGCATGAAGGATACCGATAATAAGCAGCACGGCTAGCCTTCTTGCAAATAACCTTGATGCGGCAAACCCTTTCGCTTCGGCACGTTCCATAAAGATGATCATTCCGTATCCAAACAAAAACGAAAACAGGGTATAAAAACTGGCCTGGGCAAAAATATCGATGAAACGCTGAACAGCAATGTCTGCTGGACGATCCCATATTTGGCCGATATCCAGATAAAGCCATGGAGCGCGAAAATCCTCCATGTTCACGAGGAAGATCCCGAATATTGCAAATCCCCTTATTATATCAAGTGATAAAATCCTTTCTTTTCCTCCGACC
This genomic stretch from Bacillus marinisedimentorum harbors:
- a CDS encoding TatD family hydrolase, whose protein sequence is MYDAHIHLDKYEDGDIPASIERWKAAGVKGVVAVSTDLPSSYKTLELKEKFPDFIKAAVGFHPEYELPAEGEILEWQTLLKKERELISAAGEIGLPYYERERLGISSLDPYIEVFAEYVRTARAHDLPVVLHAVHETALPAFEVLQKERHFRAHFHWHKAPKEVTEKLIEAGYFISVTPEVCWRERDRMLTAHVPSDRLLLETDGPWPLGGLFEGKRNSPLLLEKSAAAIAEIKNISIKEIKQVTAKNTEKIYGKQ
- a CDS encoding aspartyl-phosphate phosphatase Spo0E family protein, translated to MIEKTVEMKREELVKLAFLYGFTNSKTVQCSQELDNLLNKLQYTRAGTVKRYA
- a CDS encoding GDYXXLXY domain-containing protein, translating into MSKKMLKTAGILFIAAQVLVLMGLTASYYLAEDVGEEIRLKTEPIDPRDLFYGDYVYLNYEISTLPEHLWRSTEPIPREGRNEKVFVLLEPCESVYCAEGVYHEKAEGKEGVWVSGLLNYYDQYSKTMRIQYGFEKYFVPENTGTQWERRTEQFIVKISITPWGQSRILEISEEREEK
- a CDS encoding DUF2157 domain-containing protein, which gives rise to MSRQWLKKEGPKWVKDGVITEGQYHVLLKRYPRKRYKSLLPLFASILIALGILSFVAANWQQIHELVRVSIIITAMAAFYWIGFRQYEKGNDRAGAGLAGIGVASFGAGIFLIGQMFHFVSFTASPFILWAIAGLGAAALIPSRFLLILPMLISIAGQVYIFGNFNSFSYILAAIFLLGAGHFVYHRASIETSAVFGLGYAVTGLLFVIAELESGLWMPVLLALLYFLGAVSGKNNVYWPFRWVSLFGGVVFSLFMVFSGGIAEELSQPVLLAVFFSAAAAVLFLIVSRTDKANLTDILLFLPWFYIGEAADVFYVILLLIYSILSLLIGYKEERIEKINFGTVVFLVSTLAAYIHLAWDFMPKSLFFLVGGVLLFALSWYLEKRRRAAGGSGGGHDE
- a CDS encoding DUF418 domain-containing protein; this translates as MVAKLEGKAQPVGGKERILSLDIIRGFAIFGIFLVNMEDFRAPWLYLDIGQIWDRPADIAVQRFIDIFAQASFYTLFSFLFGYGMIIFMERAEAKGFAASRLFARRLAVLLIIGILHAFFIWHGDILITYSIIGFILILFHKRSARTLALTALAIIAVKVLLIGMMLTAVSMTDSGMEYNVSKHPMVYESIEIYGSGTYGEITSQRIKDWSYVNIAGGAGPVFLFLSLFPMFLLGAAASKICLFQDTEDHHGFLLKIWIAAFAFAIVFKFLPYVIGHSPAADYFQDEIGGPAAALFYASSIVLFTKKKTFSRLMSPFAAVGKMSISNYLLQSVIGTLIFYSYGLGLYGEVGPVPGTILVICIFGLQAAASIWWIKRYRFGPVEWLWRGLTYGSFQRFKRLETEKEG
- a CDS encoding fumarylacetoacetate hydrolase family protein: MKFITGQTESLPFVGVLTDGDRTVVDLHKAEQVMDRKEIVPSTMLEAINMGSMFIKRAEEILSWIETQQDHPYSFDVEEVKLLAPIPRPAKNIFCIGKNYRDHAIELGSEKDVPEAPIIFSKSPTAVVGHQAPVHLHKHVTAQLDYEGELAVIIGKKGRAITEEDAFQHIFGYTILNDVTARDLQQKHKQYLLGKSLDTSCPIGPWIVHRSQIPEPAKLKIETRINGEVRQQGSLNELLFTIPYLISIISRGMTLEPGDIIATGTPAGVGKGMKPPRFLKAGDLMEITIPEIGTLSNMVTDEGQ